A window of the Schistocerca nitens isolate TAMUIC-IGC-003100 chromosome 5, iqSchNite1.1, whole genome shotgun sequence genome harbors these coding sequences:
- the LOC126259700 gene encoding 3-ketoacyl-CoA thiolase, mitochondrial-like, with translation MAALTKGIFIVAAKRTPFGTMGGKFVQKSAMELQEVAGRAALAAGRVSPDQVDSVVIGNVLSVSAPDSIFIARHVSLRCGIPIERPALAVNRLCGSGFQAIVSGAHNILVGDSKVVLTGGTDNMSQAPYAVRNIRFGAPLGARIEFEDTLWVGLTDTYCNLSMALTAENLAEKYKIARQDVDKYSLRSQMQWKNANDKGYFKEELAPVTLTIKKKEVIVDVDEHPRPQTTAEGLAKLAPVFKKNGVVTAGSASGICDGAGAVVLASEEACKEYGYKPLARLVGYSVVGVDPSIMGIGPAPAIQKLLKVTDKTLNDIDLVEINEAFAAQTLSCQQELKLDMEKLNVNGGAIALGHPLAASGSRITSHLVHELRRRKGKYGIGSACIGGGQGIALLVESIH, from the exons ATGGCTGCTTTAACTAAAG GGATTTTTATCGTTGCTGCAAAGCGTACTCCATTTGGCACCATGGGTGGTAAATTTGTCCAGAAATCAGCAATGGAGTTGCAAGAGGTTGCAGGCAGAGCAGCGCTGGCAGCAGGCCGCGTCAGTCCTGATCAAGTTGATTCTGTTGTGATTGGCAACGTTTTAAGT GTTTCAGCTCCAGATTCAATTTTCATTGCACGACATGTTTCTTTGAGATGCGGAATACCCATTGAGCGACCTGCACTGGCTGTCAATAGACTTTGTGGTTCTGGATTCCAAGCTATAGTCAGTGGGGCTCAT aacaTTCTCGTAGGGGACTCAAAAGTAGTTCTGACAGGAGGAACAGATAATATGAGCCAAGCTCCTTATGCTGTGCGTAATATCCGATTTGGAGCACCTCTTGGAGCAAGAATTGAATTTGAGGATACTCTGTGGGTTGGTCTTACAGACACCTACTGCAACCTTTCAATGGCACTGACAGCAGAAAACCTGGCTGAGAAGTACAAAATTGCAAGACAAGATGTTGATAAATATTCCCTTCGATCACAAATGCAATGGAAGAATG ccaatgataaaggatatttcaagGAAGAACTAGCACCAGTCACACTGACAATAAAGAAGaaagaagtgattgttgatgtagaTGAACATCCGCGACCTCAAACTACTGCAGAAGGACTTGCAAAACTCGCACCTGTTTTTAAGAAGAATGGAGTTGTCACTGCAGGATCTGCATCT GGCATATGTGATGGTGCTGGTGCTGTTGTTTTGGCTAGTGAAGAGGCTTGTAAGGAATATGGATACAAACCATTAGCACGACTTGTTGGTTATTCGGTTGTTGGTGTGGACCCAAGCATAATGGGCATAGGGCCTGCTCCAGCAATTCAGAAGTTGCTGAAGGTCACGGACAAAACACTTAATGATATCGATCTAGTTGAG ATTAATGAAGCATTTGCTGCTCAGACATTGTCTTGTCAACAAGAACTGAAATTGGACATGGAAAAATTGAATGTGAATGGAGGAGCAATTGCACTGGGACATCCACTTGCTGCATCAGGGTCACGTATTACGAGCCACCTTGTACACGAACTCAG GAGGAGAAAAGGAAAGTATGGAATTGGTTCGGCTTGTATCGGTGGTGGCCAAGGTATTGCTCTTCTGGTAGAGAGCATACACTAA